CTGGGACCCGGTGGAAAACGCCTCCTTCATGCCCTGGCTGGTCGGCACCGCGCTGATCCACTCCCTGGCGGTGACCGAGAAGCGCGGGGTGTTCAAGAGCTGGACCGTGCTGCTGGCCATCGCCGCCTTTTCCCTGAGCCTGCTGGGTACCTTCCTGGTGCGCTCCGGGGTGCTGACCTCGGTGCATGCCTTCGCCAGCGACCCGGAGCGCGGGGTGTTCATCCTGGCCTTCCTGCTGATGGTGGTCGGCGGCTCGCTGACCCTGTTCGCCATCCGCGCCCCGGTGGTCAAGAGCCAGGTCGGCTTCGCCCTGTGGTCGCGGGAGACCCTGCTGCTGGTGAACAACCTGATCCTGGTGGTCGCCGCGGCGATGATTTTGCTCGGCACCCTCTATCCCCTGGTGCTCGATGCCATGACCGGCGCCAAGCTGTCGGTCGGCCCGCCGTACTTCAACGCCCTGTTCGTGCCGCTGATGGGCCTGCTGATGAGCATGATCGCCCTCGGCGTCATCGTGCGCTGGAAGGATACGCCGCTGCAGTGGCTGCTGGGCATGCTCACTCCGGTGCTGCTGGGCAGCGTGGCCCTGGCCGTGCTGGCGACCCTGCTGGTCGGCGACTTCAACTGGGCGGTGCTGGGCGTCTGCCTGTTGGCGGCCTGGGTGGTGCTGGCCGGCCTGCGCGACATCCATGACAAGACCCGCCACAAGGGCTTTTTCCGCGGCCTGCCGGGCCTCACCCGCAGCTACTGGGGCATGCAGCTGGCGCATTGCGGCATGGCGGTCTGCGCCCTGGGGGTGATCCTCACCAGCATGGGCAGCTACGAGCGCGACCTGCGCATGGCCCCGGGCGATACGGTGGCCATCGGCGGCTACCAGTTCGTCTTCGAGGGCGCGGCGCACCGCGAGGGGCCGAATTTCACCGCGGACCGCGGCACGGTGCGGGTGCTGGAGGCGGGCGAGCAGATCGCCGTGCTGCACCCGGAGAAGCGCCTGTATACGGTGCAGCAGTCGGTGATGACCGAGGCCGGCATCGACGCCGGCTTGACCCGCGACTTGTTCGTCGCGCTGGGAGAGCCGCTGGAGAACGGCGCCTGGGCGGTGCGCGTGCATATCAAGCCGTTCGTCCGCTGGATCTGGCTCGGCGCCTTGCTGATGGGCCTGGGCGGCTTCCTCGCCGCCAGTGACAAACGCTATCGGATGAAAGTCAGGACCCGGGTGCGCGAAGCCCTGGGCACGGCGGGAGCTCAAGCATGAAACGACTGGTCCTGTTGTTGCCGCTGGCGATTTTCCTCGGCGTCGCGCTGTTTCTCTACCGTGGCCTGTTCCTCGACCCGTCCGAGCTGCCCTCGGCGCTGATCGGCAAGCCGTTCCCGGCCTTCTCCCTGCCGGCGGTGCAGGGCGACGCCACCCTGACCCGCGAAGACCTCAAGGGCAAGCCGGCCCTGGTCAACGTCTGGGCCACCTGGTGCGTGGCCTGTCGCGCCGAGCACCCGGTGCTGAACAAACTGGCCGAACTGGGCGTGACCATCCACGGGGTCAACTACAAGGACGACAACGCCGACGCGCTGAAGTGGCTCAA
The genomic region above belongs to Pseudomonas benzenivorans and contains:
- a CDS encoding heme lyase CcmF/NrfE family subunit, translating into MIPELGHLAMILALCMSLVQATLPMIGAWRGDRQWMSLAQPAAWGQFSFVVFAFLCLTYAFMVDDFSVAYVAGNSNSALPWYFKFSAVWGAHEGSLLLWALILAGWTFAVSVFSRQLPEEMLARVLGVMGMISVGFLLFLIVTSNPFARLLPNSPLDGRDLNPLLQDFGLIIHPPMLYMGYVGFSVAFAFAIAALLGGKLDAAWARWSRPWTIVAWAFLGIGIALGSWWAYYELGWGGWWFWDPVENASFMPWLVGTALIHSLAVTEKRGVFKSWTVLLAIAAFSLSLLGTFLVRSGVLTSVHAFASDPERGVFILAFLLMVVGGSLTLFAIRAPVVKSQVGFALWSRETLLLVNNLILVVAAAMILLGTLYPLVLDAMTGAKLSVGPPYFNALFVPLMGLLMSMIALGVIVRWKDTPLQWLLGMLTPVLLGSVALAVLATLLVGDFNWAVLGVCLLAAWVVLAGLRDIHDKTRHKGFFRGLPGLTRSYWGMQLAHCGMAVCALGVILTSMGSYERDLRMAPGDTVAIGGYQFVFEGAAHREGPNFTADRGTVRVLEAGEQIAVLHPEKRLYTVQQSVMTEAGIDAGLTRDLFVALGEPLENGAWAVRVHIKPFVRWIWLGALLMGLGGFLAASDKRYRMKVRTRVREALGTAGAQA
- a CDS encoding DsbE family thiol:disulfide interchange protein, yielding MKRLVLLLPLAIFLGVALFLYRGLFLDPSELPSALIGKPFPAFSLPAVQGDATLTREDLKGKPALVNVWATWCVACRAEHPVLNKLAELGVTIHGVNYKDDNADALKWLKEFHDPYQLNINDARGSLGLDLGVYGAPETFLIDKQGIIRHKFVGVIDERVWREQLAPLYQQLVDEVSP